One stretch of Bacteroidota bacterium DNA includes these proteins:
- a CDS encoding nucleoside-diphosphate sugar epimerase/dehydratase, with translation MFELKIMGLIFMVNKLLHFYFGGIYRRMWQHASIDELARIIFLGVLLTISQTVIFLLYYNLVPFTQSLPRSLPIIDGILTIFFVGGFRFSIRLSERLFQKNTFGNLRGKSVLIVGAGDAGIMIAKEFQSNPNMERIPIGFVDDDQEKWHLKILGITVLGPIKNIPELVKLYNIQEIIIAIPTATGKVLREINAICSQTGIRTRTIPGIYEILNGSVSISKIRDIAIEDLLRRDPVSSDIAELSQLLKGKKVLVTGGGGSIGSELCRQIARYHPAQLVIVGHGENSIFAIAGELSVSYPDLKFSAVIADIRDYKRISKVFSRFSPQIVYHAAAHKHVPLMESNPSESLANNVIGTYNVAKAALESNVEKFVQISTDKAVNPTNIMGATKRIAELVIHDAAITSGKPFVAVRFGNVLGSRGSVVPTFRDQIARGGPVTITHPDVKRYFMTIPEAVQLVLFASTIGNGGELFVLDMGEPVKIVDLARDLIKLSGYKNEKEIEIIYTGLRPGEKLFEELSLDAEIFEKTKHPKIFVVKNGIDKNKQQKYNADSYLKNITPKILEAKSLALKGDDVEIGKFLEENVEGFKFIGGVESI, from the coding sequence ATGTTTGAATTAAAAATCATGGGATTGATCTTTATGGTAAATAAATTACTCCATTTTTATTTCGGAGGTATTTATCGAAGAATGTGGCAGCACGCCAGTATTGATGAATTAGCAAGAATTATTTTTCTTGGCGTTTTATTGACAATTTCTCAAACAGTTATTTTCTTACTCTACTATAATCTGGTTCCTTTCACTCAATCTCTCCCCCGTTCGCTGCCAATTATTGACGGTATACTCACCATCTTTTTTGTGGGAGGGTTTCGGTTTTCAATCAGACTTTCCGAACGGTTGTTTCAAAAAAATACATTCGGTAATTTGCGCGGCAAATCGGTTCTTATCGTAGGTGCAGGCGACGCCGGAATTATGATCGCAAAAGAGTTTCAATCCAACCCGAATATGGAGCGAATTCCGATCGGTTTTGTTGATGATGATCAGGAAAAATGGCATCTCAAAATTTTAGGAATCACAGTTCTCGGCCCAATAAAAAATATTCCAGAGTTGGTTAAATTGTATAATATCCAAGAAATTATCATCGCGATTCCGACCGCTACCGGGAAAGTACTCAGAGAGATTAATGCTATTTGTTCACAAACCGGAATTAGAACCAGAACAATACCGGGTATCTACGAGATATTAAATGGTTCAGTCAGCATCAGTAAAATACGGGATATTGCCATCGAAGATCTTTTGCGAAGAGATCCTGTTAGTTCTGACATTGCAGAGTTGAGTCAACTCTTAAAAGGAAAAAAAGTGTTAGTGACTGGGGGTGGAGGATCAATTGGTTCGGAATTGTGCAGGCAAATTGCACGGTACCATCCTGCGCAATTGGTAATCGTTGGTCACGGAGAAAATAGTATTTTTGCAATAGCCGGTGAATTATCAGTCTCATATCCTGATCTTAAATTCAGTGCCGTTATTGCCGATATTCGAGATTATAAAAGAATCAGTAAAGTATTTTCACGGTTCTCACCGCAGATTGTGTATCATGCAGCAGCTCATAAGCATGTTCCTCTTATGGAAAGTAATCCAAGTGAATCTCTTGCCAATAATGTTATTGGAACATATAATGTGGCAAAAGCTGCGTTGGAATCGAATGTTGAAAAATTTGTTCAAATATCGACAGACAAAGCAGTGAATCCGACGAACATTATGGGAGCAACGAAACGGATTGCTGAATTAGTTATTCACGATGCTGCGATTACATCCGGTAAACCGTTTGTTGCAGTACGGTTTGGTAATGTACTTGGGTCCCGCGGTAGTGTTGTTCCGACGTTTCGTGATCAAATCGCTCGCGGTGGGCCAGTGACGATCACACATCCTGATGTAAAACGATATTTTATGACTATCCCCGAAGCGGTACAATTGGTACTTTTTGCGTCAACGATTGGCAATGGTGGAGAATTGTTTGTGCTCGATATGGGAGAACCGGTAAAAATAGTAGATTTAGCAAGAGATTTGATAAAACTATCCGGGTACAAAAACGAAAAAGAAATCGAGATCATTTATACCGGTTTACGTCCCGGTGAAAAATTATTTGAGGAGCTTTCATTAGATGCAGAGATATTTGAAAAAACAAAACATCCCAAAATATTTGTCGTAAAAAATGGCATCGATAAGAATAAACAACAAAAATATAATGCGGATTCTTACCTTAAAAATATCACACCGAAGATATTAGAAGCAAAATCCTTAGCTTTAAAAGGGGATGATGTTGAAATCGGGAAATTTCTCGAGGAGAATGTTGAAGGTTTTAAGTTTATCGGCGGGGTTGAATCAATATAA
- a CDS encoding UDP-glucose/GDP-mannose dehydrogenase family protein, whose protein sequence is MKITIVGTGYVGLVTGTCFAETGNHVICVDNNPQKLAKLQNKEVTIYEPGLEILFQRNIQQKRLEFTSDLKSAVFSSEFIFLCLPTPQGEDGSADLKYILGVADNLGKIFSEAGGDAHQKIIINKSTVPVGTSKLVFDAIKKHNVKNFDVVSNPEFLREGFAVEDFMKPDRIVIGTKTKYAAERMKALYEPFVRQGNPIIEMDTASSEVTKYAANSYLALRITYMNELANFCTKVGADVDLIRKGMGTDTRIGKRFLFPGIGYGGSCFPKDVTALIKTSIDSGSEIRLLSVVDQVNKKQKEVLVDKILKYYNNDIKGKHFAVWGLAFKPNTDDMREAPSIVIIKKLLQHGATITAYDPAANGTAKFDLDETITYAENEYNALENAEALLVLTEWNEFRNPDFNIIKSKLKKPIIFDGRNIFEPVKMKEFKINYISIGRKPVIV, encoded by the coding sequence ATGAAAATAACTATCGTTGGGACAGGATATGTTGGATTGGTTACCGGAACTTGTTTCGCTGAGACTGGAAACCATGTTATTTGCGTCGATAATAATCCTCAAAAACTTGCTAAACTTCAAAATAAAGAAGTCACTATTTATGAACCAGGATTAGAGATATTATTTCAAAGAAATATTCAACAAAAGCGTCTGGAATTTACAAGTGATTTGAAATCTGCTGTATTTTCTTCGGAATTTATTTTTCTCTGTCTGCCAACACCGCAAGGCGAGGACGGATCAGCCGATCTGAAGTACATTCTTGGTGTTGCAGATAATCTAGGTAAAATATTCTCAGAAGCAGGGGGAGATGCACATCAAAAAATCATTATCAACAAGAGCACTGTTCCTGTCGGTACATCGAAGTTAGTTTTCGATGCCATAAAAAAACACAATGTTAAAAACTTTGATGTAGTGTCAAATCCGGAATTTTTGCGGGAAGGTTTTGCAGTGGAAGATTTTATGAAACCTGATCGGATTGTCATCGGTACGAAGACAAAATATGCTGCAGAGAGAATGAAGGCGCTTTATGAACCGTTCGTCAGACAGGGAAATCCGATTATTGAAATGGATACGGCAAGCTCTGAAGTAACAAAGTATGCGGCGAATTCGTACTTAGCGCTTCGTATTACCTATATGAATGAGTTGGCAAATTTTTGCACAAAAGTAGGTGCCGACGTCGATCTAATTCGCAAGGGGATGGGGACCGATACACGAATTGGAAAACGTTTTTTATTTCCGGGCATCGGATATGGTGGATCTTGTTTTCCTAAAGACGTGACTGCATTAATCAAAACCTCTATTGATTCAGGATCAGAAATTCGATTATTGAGTGTTGTTGACCAGGTAAATAAAAAACAAAAAGAGGTATTGGTAGATAAGATTTTAAAGTATTACAATAATGATATTAAGGGAAAACATTTTGCGGTTTGGGGTTTGGCATTTAAGCCGAATACAGATGATATGCGCGAGGCCCCGTCAATCGTAATCATAAAAAAATTGTTGCAGCACGGAGCGACAATAACTGCGTATGATCCCGCAGCAAATGGAACTGCTAAATTTGACCTAGATGAAACCATCACATATGCTGAAAATGAATATAATGCTCTTGAAAATGCAGAAGCGCTGTTAGTGTTGACTGAATGGAATGAATTCCGAAACCCCGATTTTAATATTATAAAATCAAAGCTTAAAAAACCAATCATTTTTGACGGAAGGAATATTTTTGAGCCAGTAAAAATGAAGGAATTTAAAATTAATTACATCAGTATTGGACGAAAACCGGTAATTGTTTAA
- a CDS encoding UDP-glucuronic acid decarboxylase family protein, translated as MSTQKTSIITGGAGFLGSHLSERLLHEGHKVIVLDNLITGSITNIEHLFANKNFSFQQYDVTNFIHVPGDVHFVWHFASPASPIDYLKLPIQTLKVGSLGTHKALGFTKAKNARFLIASTSECYGDPEVHPQVEEYWGNVNPVGPRGVYDEAKRFAEAMTMAYHRYHNVQTRIVRIFNTYGERMRVEDGRAIPAFASQALRGEDVTVFGDGSQTRSVCYVSDLIDGIYKLMMSDYSMPVNIGNPEELTMLDLAKEIIALSNSKSKIIFKELPTDDPKIRQPDITKARTILGWEPKVSRKQGLPRTIEYFKTKI; from the coding sequence ATGTCAACTCAAAAAACATCAATCATCACCGGCGGCGCAGGATTTCTCGGATCACATTTATCAGAACGTTTGTTACATGAGGGACATAAGGTTATTGTCCTTGATAATCTAATCACAGGCTCTATTACTAATATTGAACATCTCTTTGCGAATAAAAATTTTTCATTTCAACAATACGATGTTACGAATTTCATTCATGTTCCTGGTGACGTTCATTTTGTTTGGCACTTTGCATCGCCGGCAAGTCCGATTGATTATCTAAAACTTCCCATTCAGACTCTAAAGGTTGGTTCATTAGGGACACACAAGGCGCTTGGATTTACCAAGGCAAAGAATGCTCGATTTCTTATTGCTTCCACCTCGGAATGCTATGGTGATCCCGAAGTTCATCCGCAGGTTGAAGAATATTGGGGAAATGTTAATCCTGTCGGACCGCGCGGAGTGTACGACGAAGCAAAACGCTTTGCAGAAGCGATGACAATGGCATACCATCGATATCATAATGTACAGACAAGAATTGTCAGGATCTTTAATACCTATGGTGAGCGAATGCGTGTTGAAGATGGACGAGCAATTCCAGCTTTTGCCTCGCAGGCTTTACGAGGTGAAGATGTAACGGTCTTTGGTGACGGATCACAGACGCGAAGTGTTTGTTATGTTTCCGATTTAATTGACGGAATTTATAAATTGATGATGTCGGATTATTCGATGCCTGTTAATATTGGTAATCCGGAAGAATTAACAATGCTGGACCTCGCAAAAGAAATTATCGCCTTATCGAATAGTAAAAGTAAGATTATCTTCAAAGAGCTTCCCACCGATGATCCCAAAATACGTCAACCTGATATTACGAAGGCTCGCACCATCCTTGGGTGGGAGCCAAAGGTCAGCCGTAAACAAGGTCTTCCCAGAACAATCGAATATTTCAAAACAAAAATCTGA